AAAGAAATGGctgaaaaattttgacaaatgtgatatttttgtggtaattaagtaaaaatatgaaCTGGTCacgtaaaaaacatttaaaaaaattctaaacataTCAGAACATGttcaaaattgcatttttaccTAAGACAaagggaaattttcaaaatttcataaaataataataacacagcATGTATTATATGCTACAGTAAAACCCATAACCAGTCAGAATTTATTCTGATTGGAAAAAGCACTCAATATGGATTTTATTTGGAAGCTTCAATCATCAGTCAAACTAATTTTGATTGAACAATATTGGTATAAAACGATcttgatcaatatttttagttaaaataactTCAATTTCAAGAAGAGAAATGTCAAGTGAAAAACTACTTGCAAAATCATTTTACTTTCTTTAAGTTAGACTCGTGCAGATTCATTTAAGTtacaaagtaaataataatatacttatacTTATTTTATCCGAAATAGTATTTCTACTACCTTGTATTTCTTTCAAGTTTTGTTAATTTGATTGACATTTGGGAAAGAAAAGTGGATACATCAATACAGGTTGGGGGGCGTTAGTGAcccatgaaatttttaatttgcaatttttcctatgcaaaaaatgttcttgaggcactttgaaacctacaccattttaaagtctaatTTGCAATCATACGAAATATCATCGCCTGGCATGATTTGGTAGGGGCCAAAATAGCCTGGCAggtgattttaatttgcaatttttcctatgcaaaaaattttcttgaagcaCTGAAACTTACACCATTTTAAGGTCTAATGTGAAAAGTGGATACATCAATACTTCTTATATTCTTCttatatggaaaatataaaaactaataaacatCATAGGTGTAACCAGGTTATCCGGTGATTtacgttataaataatatgtgcCAAATATTGAATAACACCGGTAACACATTATATGACTTATTTGGGAAACATTGGAATACCAAGAAAGAGGTGTTTTGCATATACAAATTATGCCGTCgaggttttgttttttttgtagatttgtatgcttcaaaaacaactttttttaaatgttttcaataataatcaattacCAATTGTTGCCATAGCAGTGCCTAAAACCATTAACAATAAACCTAATGATAATGCTTTACAAGCATTCCATAAGCAGCGTCCCGTCATTTTCCCTTTAACAACTTGGACATTCCATTGTGCTCCACTTGCTGGACATGCCCTTCTTAACGGGCCTGAGACACTTTGTCCAGTTAATTGCACATTTGTATTATTGTTAGTTATGTTATTCGTCGTATTATTATTGGATGAAGATATTCCACTATTTGAATTAATTCGAGCCATTCCAACATTAGATGGATTGGCTGGGGCAGCTGGAGCAGTCCAAACACCACTGCCATTACCACgattcattttatattcaattcaattcaattcaattattttaatattaaaaataataatcacaacATTTTATAAATCCATGTAAATAAAAGATCAACTAATATCAATAAACAATATGTTAAACAAGGAtgcaaaaacaaagaaaatgatATGGAATCACATTCACATAACGTTTTTAAAATGAgatttacatgtaaaaatttattttttatatcactaaatttctaattatattaaattttaagtaatcattattaaacttttcatttaattgttaaatttaagaTTATATTGGTTAAAGATTTAATTCAACACTCTTTATACTCcagattttatattatatcacTAGTTATATTCCAGGTTTTCATGTGTGTTGTGTGTATATTATACTTGGTATCTTTATTTCTCTCATTTATACAGGATTTGTCTGGATGCTGTTAAGGGCAACAGGTGCTATGCGCAGGACTTACATGCTCcgaaaatagtataatattatatgttatattcaCACACattcagaaaattattatcatcattttcagTTATACAATCAATGTGTTCAGGAACGGATTTAGGctcattatattcaaaataagttGAGTTTATATAAGAAGTTTGCTGTATGCGAAGCGTCACTCACATGGCTATAAAAGTTATAGTTCAATTTTGTATACTTCGCAGTTTggtataattgaaattattaaaaaagaattcgtGAAATATacggaattttatttaaaaaatttggagaAAACCTTTAGTTTGCTGTACTTCgcaaattaaagtaaattacatctgaataaataaaaacaaatgtaaaagaCGTTTGACCTGGTTGTCTAGGCTGGTTCACCTCTGGATATAAtcgttttaatatataaagaagtcgttgaaaataatgtaataaatgaattaaatgattCCAAAAGCCAAAGTttccttattttttatagttcgaGATAATGAAACTCGCTGTATTCCTAATTTTAGTGCTTTTGCCTTGCTTTTCTTTATGGCCTAAATCACATTCATCAAACTTAATTAGGATCTGACCGATTTAGTTCAGATTCCTTTGCTCTGAAATATACCGTTTAGATTTGACATTATATAttaagcatttatttattttacaaaataacaaaactatCAAAGAACCCGTTTTGCCGAACACATAAGCCTAAAACGGGAAAATCCCTTTGGAGTAGATTATAAGCAATGGATATACTATAACTGTTATAACATTGCCTagactaataaaaaaactaattcaatttaaataaaattaaatatatttgtaataaaaagcaCTACAAAAATGTTTGTCTATCAACatgccaaaataaaatatttcaatggatgtattttgcaatttttgcaattttttcaaggggtaccccttagaaaaattcgaaaaaatcgtaaaaaattatttgtttcggaatttgatgaaactcagtttataaggtaattttgacccaagaaattcaaaaatcgagtttatttggggattggccgagaaattttcgaaaaaaacgatatttcggatcgatttccggtattatctcgagaattattcgcccaatcgttaaatgaaaccgatttttgtattttttgggtcaaaattaccttatatacagagttttatcgaaattggagacggtaaatttgtatcgattttttgcaattttttcaaggggtaccccttagaaaaattcgaaaaaatcgtaaaaaattatttgtttcggaatttgatgaaactcagtttataaggtaattttgacccaagaaattcaaaaatcgagtttatttggggattggccgagaaattttcgaaaaaaacgatatttcggatcgatttccggtattatctcgagaattattcgcccaatcgttaaatgaaaccgatttttgtattttttgggtcaaaattaccttatatacagagttttatcgaaattggagacggtaaatttgtatcgattttttgcaattttttcaaggggtaccccttagaaaaattcgaaaaaatcgtaaaaaattatttgtttcggaatttgatgaaactcagtttataaggtaattttgacccaagaaattcaaaaatcgagtttatttggggattggccgagaaattttcgaaaaaaacgatatttcggatcgatttccgatcgatttacctataccaaatttttttcgtagcatcaatatttttaagcgttacaaacttgggactaaacttaatatactatggttatttcatatatacatggtataaaaacataatatacaaattaatatacaaaagtggattttaaaaaaattttaaacacgaTACCTAACGCAAAAGAAAGCCAAAGTTAAATGAATGGCTTTccaattaaacatataaaaacatgatttatCTTAATATCATAAaactgatattttattataatatttattttgaagctAAACAAACATTatcttaattattatcaataaaataatatgtttatatcctaaaatataatatgtaatatgtttATATTCTATATTCTTTAATgagaaatacattaaaaataatcaaaatttgtttgcatcaaaaaaaaaaagaaaaaacctcCCACCCAAATTTCTTGCATAAAGTCACTCACAAGAACTTTATAGAACGAATATAGCAATTTTATGCCCTGTCCCATTTTCCCGTGACACtaactaaatgatttttttaatagttacagtAAGTatagtatcatttaaaaaatacttcatccgGTATCTCGATAGGTCAGGTTATACAGATATCATTGTGAACATAACACGGcgcttttttaaaagtttccattcttatattatgaaaacggaatgaaaaatcaaaaagcaTGAAAGAACGTATCAGCTTATTTTTATAGGAAATGAAagtacaattttttagtttattttagaGAGGACCGTTTTCTTGGTCAAACAAGGGTCAACCTTGTTCTTTTAAATAGAACTACAACTTGAAGGATACCTGGGATTCATGAAACAAAATAGTAATAAgtgtagaaaaaattaaaccaaaaattccttaacaaaatcaaatatttttaatataataataatatgtacaaatttaactaaatgttatactataaatttaatcattaaagTTTGCTATCGACTGCCGTTACTGTTTCCACGTCGCCACTCAATGCTACAACTTCGATTTCAACGTTTGCACCAGCCGGTAGTTTTCCAACTTGATATGCAGAGCGTGCAGGAAaatcttttttgaaaactagGGAAAAAAGCCTCATTTAatgattataaacaaaaaatattgatatacagAGTGATCCAAGTTATAACAATATGACTTCAGCAAATggtaaatggtttaaaaaaaatgaatttacaacacagaatttacactcgttattattaagttttctaataaaaggccgtagtataatttaatgaaataccatataaaatgtaagtaattaatatcatacagtaagtcaacaaatttgacaagcccgtaccatgatgtcacgtccgtataaaaatttgaattttcgttttagaaatttttaattgccctcactgaatttgtacttttattaattaattttaagtaattaaaaatatattaattactaaaataatggttaagTTGAAATGttcagtcattaaagttacggaagaaaaatatttgaaccaaatttaaatttcatgaatattccctaatggtaaaaataaatagtatagtAAAACTTACATTCTTTATAAACTTCATTGACCGCACTGAAATCAttgatatcatttaaaaataacgaGGTTTTGACAACTTTTTCATATGACGAACCAGCAGCATCTAATACATGACCCAAATTCTTTAACGCTTGTCGTGCTTCACTTTGAATACCACCTCCAACCAATTTTCCCGTATCCTTATCTACACCCAAGCAACCACTTACATAGACAGTACGATCAGCTACAATCGCTTgactaatgaaaaaaaaagcaatgtTTGAAATGTCCTATGGCAGTCCCTAATTCGTATTcagattattaaattacataaaatgcgTATCTGCACTGCtagttataaattatagtctattagtacagttaaagatgttacaaataaaggaaaatgaatgaaaccgctcgcattttgctaaaacctcatgaattcttaggtgtcaaatatcattagtaaggcacGATTTAGTGGCGTAAATGtttctataaataaacaataaattgttaattcaatattaaaattgactcactaaattaataaataggcaacttgaactACTTTTACGTTATACattgtataatagttttcgattatttgacaaacactaaacatttacgtcatacaagttgcctaattactaattttttaagtgaacttcagcattgatcgtttcattgaattaaaaatttattgtttactcatgcgttactaatgttatttgacacctaagaaacgcATGcaatgaggttttagcaaaatgcgagcggtttctttcatgttcctttattagccaatttttgtaacatcttttactgtattatatgtttcattctgatgtatgagataCATTATtgcaaagttttattaaaatttattcaatagttttcgaaattgtCCAGCGGAGTGTGACGTTATATAGGGAGAGCCTTCCTCGTTAAATGGgctttctattaaaataatttttcaattcgaaCCAATAGTTCTTAAGTTAAGCGAATTcaaccaaacaaaaaaacaaacaaacaaacaaataaagaaaaagcaaataaacaaactcttcatatttattatattagttaAAATTCACAGGGTATACAGATCATTGTAAAAACGGTACTTTGCTCAATCTTGTCgtcaaaaattcgattaaacACAGGGAAGGTTTATCACATATTATTCGAAAAAGTTAggataattttataatgtgatttaaaagaaatatatcgGTTTGTGACAATTGAGAGacttaaatttaatactttatgaAATATTCACAGGGTATACAAATCATCACCAAATATTAGAATATATTACAATAGGTACTTACTTGTAAGGTGCAATTGGTTTCGGTGCTAAAGCTGTGCTTATTATTTTacgtaaaatagtttttgatgcCATATTTGTGACTGATTCCTTATTACAACAactcatattataattttattatttagttgaagtatttaaattttacagttcAAAGTTTAAAGTATAGTAAAACAAACAACATTTATGCGAACtagaatttattgtttatgaaataataaataaaatgtgtgtattttttttattacataaactaTTACTTGTTTCTTATCTTTTAAATTGTGTCTACAACAAACATCAGGTGCGTATGTTAAATGGGACTAAAACAGGGGGGAAAACTGATAAAgttataaatgataatatttgcaTTTAGCCTTTCTTAGTTGTTAAATACATTTGTTGACATTGTGGCAGATAATAGGCCCAATATTATAAATGAGCAATCGATTTGGAAAGACTATTCTACAATTCTACAAAATTTATCGgctattattatgttatttgctttatttagttttgagtgggtatcactctagtatataaCAAATAGTTCAAATTTCAGTTTCTATATAGTGTTTGCAGCAAACGCTCAAcaagtttcatattttattaaatataaaattcactaaTTCACTAAAAACTATTGATATcaagaaagttatttttcagGTGGCATGGCAgatgaatttgtatttttttttttttttttgggaatttaTTCAGTcacctaaaaaattaaatatttcaaatgctACATAAATGTCAAGTTAAACGCTTTCCTGCTGCATGAACCATTTTTCTCCTATAGCTTAGGATCCTCTAAAATAAATCTCTAGCTACGTACTTGAAGAACATGTGAATATgattatctataaattttaaacaaactgaTGCAATGTAAATTACTTATGTCTCTAGTAGTTGCTAATTGCTATCACAAGAATGGGAATATATGTTTATCATACCAaggatataataaatataaggaagttaattatatgtctataaatcaaatcattttttatcaaaagaaaatactaTAGTTTAAATGGTAATTATAGTACGGCAGCTGATCGtgaaaatagcatttttttcctttttgtcAATCACTATGAATAAGTAACATGAAATGCATTTACTAACCATGCCCACAACACCTCACTGTAAACGGTTGCCACCTTTCgctatagtttttattttccattttccaacTCTAACCCCCCATCCTCGTTCTCGCTGATTATCGTCGAAGTACGGTTTATACTCGAGAATTCTTTCCTCGAGAattatcaagaaattttatcTGTGTCCGagataggaaaaaaaactaatcgCCTCGAGAACTCGAGAAAAATTTCGTGAACTAGGTAACTAGTAGATAATAGATTATATCTAAACCACAGTTTTAAGACATCCGATAACTTTGGACTGAtctacttttttgtttaaaatgaaatgcATGAAAATCGTAGAAAAACGTGAAAAATCCTTACCTTTTCAGAAATCATCCTTTGTATTTTCCtgagcaaataaaatttttgattctacaGGTATAAAGCAAGGAATTGACATAGGTGGCATTGCTGTACCCAAAACTTACCTGATGggactaaaatataattatttcaactaTTCTCAGTACCTACATAATATTATAGCTCCTACATAGAATTTTGCGTCAAATCTATttagatttcttcaaaaattaaattataataaatgaagaCAATATTTCTTACAAGTTTTGtttggaatatttttcaatattttgtttttttcctgTTTCTAGCCTATTTTTTCCCTGTCCACGCGAGATCTtacttattcctttatcaaattccaataTTTACCCTTCATTTTCTAGCTTATCGTGCTGacttaatatgaaaaatagactcacggtctaaaaatgttatacttacgaaaaaaaaactaaagaaataatattaagatttaattttgttcattatgtaatttgtatatcacatCTATGTAATAAACttggttataaataaaaagaaagtaaattagtattgataacattgttataatattatgaaaaatagattcacgatctaaaaatgtaacacttaagaaaaagaaactagagaaataattttaagatttaattttgtccattatgtaatttgtatatcataactgtaataaaattgcctataaataaaaagaaagtaaattactgttgataatattatttctctagcctgccTCCAGTCATGCTAGTTTAAGTTACTAGTCAACGTCAACATACTTTCGCGAAGTATTGTTctaattattcgatttttgaaaatttacatcgCAAGCAACATCGCTTAGCGTCTTGTTTTCTCTATTACAAGCACGCATTACTATTTTTACCACATCAATATCTTTTATCTTATTTAGCTCATCAATAATTCCGACATCACCTTCTTTAACTGTTTGAAATGactcattaattaatttcaataaactaGTTACTTCAGATCCTTCACTAAAGTCTAATGGTGTTTTGCCACTGTCAGACAGGGCATCATATACCGCACCATAGGACAGTAGAGCATTTACAACTTGTAAATGTGAGAACTTAGCAGCATAATGTATAGGTGTATAACCATTTTTACCAACCGCGTTAGGATTGGCTTTATTCTgcaataaaatttgtacaattttgtCATAGCCTTTCCATGCAGCATAATGTAATGTTGTTATATTATCAGCATTTTTTGCATTAACACATGCACCTGCTCTAATGTTATTCTCAACCTCTGAAATGTTATTACATTTTAcagattcaaataattttttagttaatgttAATGAATGTATAACGTCGTTGTTAGATGCCATGTCTATAGGTCGCATAAAATGTTCATCTATAGCATTGTAAATAgcgtaattatttaataaaatttctataacgTCTTTTTTACAACTACAAAGGGCAGCCAAATGCATAGGAGTTACACCTTTATCATTTTTAGCGTTAACATCAGCACCTTtttctatcaaatattttataacttctAACTGGCCTGTCGTTACCGCATAGTGTAGTATTGTAAGGTTCTGTTTATCAGGCTCATTAATACACAATCCTTTACTAACAAAAAATTCCACAATATCTTTATTACCCTCTCTGGCAGCAATATGTATGGGCTTCAAGCCACCATCAGTTTCTAAATTGATATTACATCCTTCATctactaaaaattttaccattgcCAAATTATTTTCCTGTGAAGCATAGTGCAATATCGTCCACCCATCAATGCATTTAGCATTCATATTCACTTTTTTATGttgtagaattatttttaccaCTTGTAAATGACCATTTGTCACAGCTAATTCTAAAGGTGTGCTATTATCAGTGTCCCTAATACTAATGTCTGCACCATTGCGTAAAAGGTTTCCTACAATATTTACATAACCGTTTGCTGCAGCTATGTGTAGTGGAGCACCCATAATATTTACAACATTAACGTTAGCTCCATGCGCTATCAAAATTTCTGCTATTTCTTCCTGACCAAGATATACTGCCAAACACAatggtgttaaatttataataccgAAGGAGGTAATACCATCATTGACTCCATTTATTATTAGATCTCTTATTATCTCCGCGTTATCTTTTTTAACAGCCAATTGTATTAACTTTCCTGGTTGATCGCCTTCTTTAAGATGTAATTCGCTGAAAATCATTGCATCAACACTTATTCCCCTGTTTATCAAATCTTTTACCATCTCTTTTTGGTCTTTTAAAATAGCCAAATGCAAGAGAGGAGCGAATCTAGCATCATTTATATTGATAAGAAACTCgctttttagaataatatttaaaatatctttatttccaGCAATTACTGCAGCAGCTAAAATCTCGAATTCTTTGGAAGTTACTCCAGCTTCATTTTCTATAAAGTTTTTAACGATTTGTTTTTGGTTGTTAAGAATACTTGAAAGTAATGAAGTGATTTTGATATTATTGTCTCCATTTGCTTCAAAGCCTTCATTTTCAATTATGAGTTCAATAAGTTctgatgaattattattattattttccgtTGGTGATGAAAGCACAGAATTTGTTTCAATAtcgtttttattcattttaattcttaaacagaaaaaaattattttaggcacttattgaaataagaaaaatttactttaattttaacttcCTCATATTTCATTCCCTTAATATTATCGAATCGGAAATTACGATCAATATACCACAAATTCAACGCTACATGCAAATTTACAACCTTTCACCTTTTATAGTCTCGAGTAAAGCTCTGGGAActgaaatttacaatttttttattgtaaacgcAAAACCTCAATTTTTTcactcatttacaaacttttaattaaattttttccaaaatgagAATGCTAAGAGAATAgtgagaataatttttttggtaatttattgGTAACTTGCTACGAAGGCATTAGGTGTCGGAGGAATTTCCTCCCGAAAGAAATGAGTTTTCGGAGAAATTTCAATGGCTTGAAAAGTTATCTCTTTTTCTAGTATTATACAACTGTTGTCTACGTGTCTGTTGATTTATCGGTTTGTTCACACGTCACACAAAAACTACGACTTGTGTGAATGGAGATATAACGAAAAGCCACATTATCTTACAAGTCATAAATGTTATAAGCCATACTTTTAAACTCATGAGACCGAAGCCAAGACGAAAGCCATCTTATTGTCCAAGGAATGGAAGTAAAGTTGGTGTTAAGGGTATGGGATAAGCGAGGGAATTATAAGCACACATTTTGATACTATCCGATTTCCTCCGAATAATGATCCAGTAAAAGTTGTttggtatttaataaaaaataaatttacaatttaaaatttttcttatctctTATCACTTCTACTTTTTAAAAGACCTTATTGGCAGTCAAGGTCAAGATTAAACTCTCTACTCTGAAGGAGATGTCTCCGCCTGAGTACCTAtacctataataaattttgcttaTGTCTTTTTTTCTCCAAGAAGCTTCGTTTTAGATACATTCagctgaattgtttaaaatggaacACCTGGTAAACGATATTTGATTACTTACTTTAATggtatacactgtatacaaaacagttttaacaaatttgttaaacaaTTACGACCTACACGGCCAacactaaacaaaatttaattattgtattaataacTAATAAAGATTTAGGTATTtgcttataaaaacaatttttattttgttcacttaatttaaaaattatcgagTAATaccaatataatatttgtacctacatttgttttagtttgtaaaactcaacaaattttaatcatttgtaGAGAAAACGAGTTGTTTTGATAACCTTATGTCAACTCGTTgaagattttataatattttatttattcgttcTTATTCAATTGTTGGAAATTTGTTGCCGTTTTTTAAAGTGATTCATTATTATAGAAAAGCGTAACCTTTTTAGTAGCTCAAGAATCGAGCGATGTTTTGTTTCATTCTAGGATATTTTACTCCCATTTTTTTCAGGGTATACATTTTTTAGGtcttattacaattttattaaaatatctagaatgcaaaatatcattttagatGGGTACATTTAGTGAAACACTACTTCCAGATACGAGGACCCTCATGCCGTCCGCGCAAACCGAGATTGTCTACCTATAAGGGATATGGGGTCAATTTGTCTCATATTTGGAATGTCTCATGTTTTTACGGCGAACATGACGTCACTCGTACATAGGGTTGCCAAATGTCTCTCTTTCCAGAGTATTGtcgcttttttttttcgttgagaattaaatagaatttattaattgatttatttacttctttttaTTACACCGTGCAATTACTTTTTCTCAGAGTTACTCTATTGGTACCTGAAAGAggtatctaataaaaaaaacaagcccTCTCTCAGTGCCATAGCGGCTTTATAAAACTACCCCTTATATGTAATCAATCGGTTTGCGTGAATGGCATGA
The Chrysoperla carnea chromosome 4, inChrCarn1.1, whole genome shotgun sequence genome window above contains:
- the LOC123298399 gene encoding rutC family protein UK114 gives rise to the protein MSCCNKESVTNMASKTILRKIISTALAPKPIAPYNQAIVADRTVYVSGCLGVDKDTGKLVGGGIQSEARQALKNLGHVLDAAGSSYEKVVKTSLFLNDINDFSAVNEVYKEFFKKDFPARSAYQVGKLPAGANVEIEVVALSGDVETVTAVDSKL
- the LOC123298182 gene encoding ankyrin-3-like, with protein sequence MVKDLINRGISVDAMIFSELHLKEGDQPGKLIQLAVKKDNAEIIRDLIINGVNDGITSFGIINLTPLCLAVYLGQEEIAEILIAHGANVNVVNIMGAPLHIAAANGYVNIVGNLLRNGADISIRDTDNSTPLELAVTNGHLQVVKIILQHKKVNMNAKCIDGWTILHYASQENNLAMVKFLVDEGCNINLETDGGLKPIHIAAREGNKDIVEFFVSKGLCINEPDKQNLTILHYAVTTGQLEVIKYLIEKGADVNAKNDKGVTPMHLAALCSCKKDVIEILLNNYAIYNAIDEHFMRPIDMASNNDVIHSLTLTKKLFESVKCNNISEVENNIRAGACVNAKNADNITTLHYAAWKGYDKIVQILLQNKANPNAVGKNGYTPIHYAAKFSHLQVVNALLSYGAVYDALSDSGKTPLDFSEGSEVTSLLKLINESFQTVKEGDVGIIDELNKIKDIDVVKIVMRACNRENKTLSDVACDVNFQKSNN